In one window of Caenimonas aquaedulcis DNA:
- a CDS encoding class II aldolase/adducin family protein: protein MALPPTDLDGEVRLARVHLAAAHRLAVHDGLEEGIDNHFTMMLPGHTDRYLVLPFGRHWSEARASDMIAFDESGRVLEGTGELELSAYCIHAPLHRLLGARVVLHTHQTWALALNMLQDNRLLPTCQTTAYHFSRNIAYDDGYSGLAHALSEGERLASVMGSKQVLFMKNHGVVVAGDTVAQAYRLLYKLEKVCKAQVLAMATGRPLALLPEAMVDEVDRPNPQNSHSRAEREWLYFSAMLRVLDRVMPGYAD, encoded by the coding sequence ATGGCCTTGCCGCCCACCGACCTCGACGGCGAAGTCCGGCTCGCCCGCGTCCACCTCGCGGCGGCCCATCGCCTGGCCGTGCACGACGGCCTGGAGGAGGGCATCGACAACCACTTCACCATGATGCTGCCCGGTCACACCGACCGGTACCTCGTGCTGCCCTTCGGGCGCCATTGGTCCGAAGCGAGGGCGAGCGACATGATCGCGTTCGACGAGTCGGGCCGCGTCCTGGAAGGCACGGGCGAGCTCGAGCTCAGTGCCTACTGCATCCATGCGCCCCTGCACCGGCTCCTCGGCGCCAGGGTGGTCCTGCATACCCACCAGACCTGGGCGCTCGCGCTGAACATGCTGCAGGACAACCGGTTGCTGCCGACGTGCCAGACCACCGCCTACCACTTCTCACGGAATATCGCGTACGACGACGGCTATAGCGGCCTGGCGCACGCCTTGAGCGAAGGCGAACGCCTGGCATCCGTCATGGGCAGCAAGCAGGTCCTCTTCATGAAGAACCACGGCGTGGTCGTCGCAGGCGACACGGTTGCGCAGGCCTACCGCCTGCTCTACAAACTCGAGAAAGTCTGCAAGGCCCAGGTGCTCGCGATGGCCACGGGGCGGCCGCTGGCGCTGCTGCCCGAAGCGATGGTCGATGAGGTCGACAGGCCGAACCCGCAGAACAGCCATTCGCGCGCCGAGCGCGAATGGCTGTATTTCTCCGCGATGCTGCGTGTCCTGGACCGGGTCATGCCGGGCTATGCCGATTAG
- a CDS encoding DMT family transporter, with translation MQAFWMIIASLLFTLMGVCIKFAATAFTSAELIFYRGLIGAILMWGFARIEGVSLRTRMLPMHAWRSVIGVVALGMWFYAIAYLPLATANSLNYMSSIWIAVFVVAGTLLTWTPQSGRPLAQATLILSVLAGFAGVVLLLQPELSSDQLFAGVIGFLSSIAAALAYLQVAALSKAGEPESRTVFYFALGCVVGGAVWMAMTGVSPWSWRQSVWLLPIGMLAALGQWCMTRAYGDTGGAHGSATLVVANLQYSGILFSAAFGYLLFDDRITLMGWSGIALIIASGIVSTIIRIRSFAGSPGEER, from the coding sequence ATGCAAGCCTTCTGGATGATCATCGCGTCGCTGCTGTTCACGCTGATGGGCGTGTGCATCAAGTTCGCCGCAACGGCCTTCACCAGCGCCGAGCTGATCTTCTATCGCGGGTTGATCGGCGCCATCCTCATGTGGGGATTTGCGCGCATCGAGGGGGTGAGCCTTCGCACCCGCATGCTGCCCATGCACGCATGGCGCAGCGTCATCGGTGTCGTCGCGCTGGGCATGTGGTTCTACGCGATCGCCTACCTGCCGCTGGCGACCGCGAACTCCCTGAACTACATGAGCAGCATCTGGATCGCGGTGTTCGTCGTCGCCGGCACGCTGTTGACCTGGACGCCGCAGTCGGGCCGCCCGCTTGCGCAGGCCACCTTGATCCTGAGCGTCCTCGCCGGCTTCGCGGGCGTGGTCCTGCTGCTTCAGCCGGAACTGTCGAGCGACCAGCTGTTCGCCGGGGTCATCGGGTTTCTCTCCAGCATCGCCGCCGCGCTGGCCTACCTGCAGGTCGCGGCCCTGTCGAAGGCAGGCGAGCCGGAGAGCCGGACGGTCTTTTATTTCGCGCTCGGCTGTGTCGTGGGTGGCGCGGTGTGGATGGCCATGACAGGTGTTTCGCCCTGGTCGTGGCGCCAGTCGGTGTGGTTGTTGCCGATCGGGATGCTGGCCGCACTCGGGCAGTGGTGCATGACGCGTGCGTATGGGGACACGGGCGGAGCGCACGGAAGCGCCACGCTGGTCGTGGCCAACCTGCAGTATTCCGGGATCCTGTTTTCTGCGGCATTCGGATATCTGCTTTTCGATGACCGCATCACGCTCATGGGCTGGTCCGGCATCGCGCTCATCATCGCGAGCGGGATCGTGTCGACCATCATCCGGATCCGCTCGTTCGCCGGTTCGCCGGGCGAAGAGCGTTGA